A stretch of Henckelia pumila isolate YLH828 chromosome 4, ASM3356847v2, whole genome shotgun sequence DNA encodes these proteins:
- the LOC140866014 gene encoding glucuronoxylan 4-O-methyltransferase 1-like: MRGKPQYPINLKIVSICFLFLFFLFLIMRTGFSYSKQITTLDSSILRTNSSDVHEEQLPADCPTLPLLPTCDKIPSSLARSLVHYATLNITPQQTINEISVSLKVLEKKSPCNFLVFGLGHDSLMWTSLNHGGRTVFLEEDKSWIEQIQRQIPSLESYHVVYDTKLTQAEELLEIGVKEECKEVSDPRFSKCQLALKGLPNEVYDIEWDLIMVDAPTGYFDGAPGRMNAIYTAGLMARNRENGETHVFVHDVNREVEDKFSMKFLCEGYFIEQEGRLRHFTVPSHRTRLGRSFCP; the protein is encoded by the coding sequence ATGAGAGGTAAACCACAATACCCCATTAATCTCAAGATCGTTTCGATTTGCTTTTTATTCCTTTTCTTCCTCTTCTTGATCATGAGAACGGGTTTCTCCTACTCTAAACAGATTACAACGCTCGATTCCTCGATCCTACGGACGAATTCGTCTGATGTTCATGAAGAACAACTGCCAGCAGATTGCCCAACTCTTCCTTTGTTGCCAACTTGCGACAAAATCCCATCTTCTTTGGCACGCTCACTAGTTCACTACGCAACCTTAAACATCACTCCACAACAAACCATCAATGAAATATCCGTATCCCTGAAAGTACTCGAAAAGAAGTCACCATGCAACTTCTTGGTATTTGGTTTAGGCCATGACAGCCTAATGTGGACATCGCTGAACCATGGAGGCCGCACCGTTTTCCTTGAAGAAGACAAGTCATGGATCGAGCAAATCCAAAGGCAAATCCCATCCTTAGAATCATACCACGTCGTGTACGACACGAAGTTGACACAAGCCGAAGAGCTCCTGGAAATTGGCGTGAAAGAAGAGTGTAAAGAAGTCAGTGATCCAAGATTCTCAAAATGTCAACTTGCTTTAAAAGGTTTACCAAATGAAGTGTATGATATTGAGTGGGATCTGATCATGGTGGACGCGCCCACCGGGTACTTTGATGGAGCACCAGGGAGGATGAATGCAATATACACTGCTGGATTGATGGCAAGAAACAGGGAAAATGGCGAGACTCATGTGTTTGTGCATGATGTGAACAGGGAGGTCGAGGATAAATTCTCCATGAAATTCTTGTGTGAAGGATATTTTATAGAGCAAGAAGGCAGATTAAGGCATTTCACAGTACCAAGTCATAGGACTCGTCTAGGAAGATCTTTCTGTCCATAA
- the LOC140861553 gene encoding 12-oxophytodienoate reductase 2-like isoform X2, with protein MGEVRPNTGSEPGEEEGMQRIPLLTPYKMGNFRLSHRATKGGFLVAEATGVSDTAQGYPNTPGIWTKEQTDAWKPIVEAVHAKGAVFFCQIWHCGRVSNTGFQPNGHPPISSTFRELAPQLRANGVDMARFSPPRQLRTDEIPKIVNDFRIAARNALEAGFDGVEIHGAHGYLIEQFFKDQANDRTDEYGGSLENRCRFGLEIVEAVSNEIGADRVGIRLSPFANYMECGDSNPEALGLYLAEALNKYGILYCHMIEPRMKSVGVKSECAESLTPMRKSFKGTFIVAGGYDREDGNKAVAENRTDLVAYGRHFLANPDLPKRFELDAPLNEYKRETFYAPEPVLGYTDYPFLEETDAFQGTT; from the exons ATGGGTGAAGTGCGGCCAAATACAGGAAGTGAGCCGGGGGAGGAAGAAGGGATGCAGCGGATCCCACTTCTTACTCCTTACAAAATGGGGAATTTTCGCCTTTCTCACAG AGCAACCAAAGGAGGTTTTCTCGTGGCTGAAGCCACTGGAGTTTCTGACACAGCCCAAGG GTATCCAAATACACCAGGAATATGGACAAAGGAACAAACTGATGCATGGAAGCCCATTGTAGAAGCAGTTCATGCCAAAGGTGCTGTCTTCTTTTGCCAGATTTGGCACTGTGGAAGAGTTTCGAACACTG GGTTTCAGCCAAATGGGCATCCTCCTATATCTAGCACATTTAGGGAATTAGCTCCACAACTACGAGCTAATGGCGTGGATATGGCTCGATTTTCCCCGCCACGACAACTAAGGACAGATGAAATTCCTAAAATTGTTAATGATTTCAGGATTGCTGCTAGAAATGCTTTAGAAGCTG GTTTTGATGGGGTTGAGATACATGGTGCACATGGTTATCTCATAGAACAATTTTTCAAAGATCAAGCGAATGACCGAACTGATGAATATGGTGGTTCTCTGGAAAACCGTTGTCGATTCGGTCTTGAAATAGTTGAAGCTGTGAGTAATGAAATTGGAGCTGACCGAGTTGGAATTAGGCTTTCCCCCTTtgcaaactatatggaatgtGGAGACTCAAACCCTGAAGCCCTTGGCCTTTATTTGGCTGAGGCCTTGAACAAATATGGGATTCTGTACTGCCACATGATCGAACCGAGGATGAAATCTGTTGGGGTAAAATCTGAATGTGCAGAGAGTCTTACCCCAATGAGAAAATCATTTAAAGGCACTTTCATTGTTGCTGGTGGGTATGATAGGGAAGACGGAAACAAAGCTGTGGCCGAAAATCGTACTGATCTTGTTGCATATGGCCGCCATTTCTTGGCTAATCCAGATTTACCCAAGAGATTTGAGCTTGATGCTCCTCTGAACGAATATAAAAGGGAGACGTTTTATGCACCCGAACCTGTTTTAGGCTATACCGACTACCCTTTTCTTGAAGAAACTGACGCGTTTCAGGGGACGACGTAG
- the LOC140861553 gene encoding 12-oxophytodienoate reductase 2-like isoform X3 — translation MGEVRPNTGSEPGEEEGMQRIPLLTPYKMGNFRLSHRYPNTPGIWTKEQTDAWKPIVEAVHAKGAVFFCQIWHCGRVSNTGFQPNGHPPISSTFRELAPQLRANGVDMARFSPPRQLRTDEIPKIVNDFRIAARNALEAGFDGVEIHGAHGYLIEQFFKDQANDRTDEYGGSLENRCRFGLEIVEAVSNEIGADRVGIRLSPFANYMECGDSNPEALGLYLAEALNKYGILYCHMIEPRMKSVGVKSECAESLTPMRKSFKGTFIVAGGYDREDGNKAVAENRTDLVAYGRHFLANPDLPKRFELDAPLNEYKRETFYAPEPVLGYTDYPFLEETDAFQGTT, via the exons ATGGGTGAAGTGCGGCCAAATACAGGAAGTGAGCCGGGGGAGGAAGAAGGGATGCAGCGGATCCCACTTCTTACTCCTTACAAAATGGGGAATTTTCGCCTTTCTCACAG GTATCCAAATACACCAGGAATATGGACAAAGGAACAAACTGATGCATGGAAGCCCATTGTAGAAGCAGTTCATGCCAAAGGTGCTGTCTTCTTTTGCCAGATTTGGCACTGTGGAAGAGTTTCGAACACTG GGTTTCAGCCAAATGGGCATCCTCCTATATCTAGCACATTTAGGGAATTAGCTCCACAACTACGAGCTAATGGCGTGGATATGGCTCGATTTTCCCCGCCACGACAACTAAGGACAGATGAAATTCCTAAAATTGTTAATGATTTCAGGATTGCTGCTAGAAATGCTTTAGAAGCTG GTTTTGATGGGGTTGAGATACATGGTGCACATGGTTATCTCATAGAACAATTTTTCAAAGATCAAGCGAATGACCGAACTGATGAATATGGTGGTTCTCTGGAAAACCGTTGTCGATTCGGTCTTGAAATAGTTGAAGCTGTGAGTAATGAAATTGGAGCTGACCGAGTTGGAATTAGGCTTTCCCCCTTtgcaaactatatggaatgtGGAGACTCAAACCCTGAAGCCCTTGGCCTTTATTTGGCTGAGGCCTTGAACAAATATGGGATTCTGTACTGCCACATGATCGAACCGAGGATGAAATCTGTTGGGGTAAAATCTGAATGTGCAGAGAGTCTTACCCCAATGAGAAAATCATTTAAAGGCACTTTCATTGTTGCTGGTGGGTATGATAGGGAAGACGGAAACAAAGCTGTGGCCGAAAATCGTACTGATCTTGTTGCATATGGCCGCCATTTCTTGGCTAATCCAGATTTACCCAAGAGATTTGAGCTTGATGCTCCTCTGAACGAATATAAAAGGGAGACGTTTTATGCACCCGAACCTGTTTTAGGCTATACCGACTACCCTTTTCTTGAAGAAACTGACGCGTTTCAGGGGACGACGTAG
- the LOC140861553 gene encoding putative 12-oxophytodienoate reductase 11 isoform X1 gives MGEVRPNTGSEPGEEEGMQRIPLLTPYKMGNFRLSHRIVLAPLTRQRSFNNVPQPHAIPYYSQRATKGGFLVAEATGVSDTAQGYPNTPGIWTKEQTDAWKPIVEAVHAKGAVFFCQIWHCGRVSNTGFQPNGHPPISSTFRELAPQLRANGVDMARFSPPRQLRTDEIPKIVNDFRIAARNALEAGFDGVEIHGAHGYLIEQFFKDQANDRTDEYGGSLENRCRFGLEIVEAVSNEIGADRVGIRLSPFANYMECGDSNPEALGLYLAEALNKYGILYCHMIEPRMKSVGVKSECAESLTPMRKSFKGTFIVAGGYDREDGNKAVAENRTDLVAYGRHFLANPDLPKRFELDAPLNEYKRETFYAPEPVLGYTDYPFLEETDAFQGTT, from the exons ATGGGTGAAGTGCGGCCAAATACAGGAAGTGAGCCGGGGGAGGAAGAAGGGATGCAGCGGATCCCACTTCTTACTCCTTACAAAATGGGGAATTTTCGCCTTTCTCACAG AATTGTTTTGGCACCATTAACTAGGCAGAGATCTTTTAATAATGTTCCTCAACCTCATGCTATCCCGTACTATTCTCAAAGAGCAACCAAAGGAGGTTTTCTCGTGGCTGAAGCCACTGGAGTTTCTGACACAGCCCAAGG GTATCCAAATACACCAGGAATATGGACAAAGGAACAAACTGATGCATGGAAGCCCATTGTAGAAGCAGTTCATGCCAAAGGTGCTGTCTTCTTTTGCCAGATTTGGCACTGTGGAAGAGTTTCGAACACTG GGTTTCAGCCAAATGGGCATCCTCCTATATCTAGCACATTTAGGGAATTAGCTCCACAACTACGAGCTAATGGCGTGGATATGGCTCGATTTTCCCCGCCACGACAACTAAGGACAGATGAAATTCCTAAAATTGTTAATGATTTCAGGATTGCTGCTAGAAATGCTTTAGAAGCTG GTTTTGATGGGGTTGAGATACATGGTGCACATGGTTATCTCATAGAACAATTTTTCAAAGATCAAGCGAATGACCGAACTGATGAATATGGTGGTTCTCTGGAAAACCGTTGTCGATTCGGTCTTGAAATAGTTGAAGCTGTGAGTAATGAAATTGGAGCTGACCGAGTTGGAATTAGGCTTTCCCCCTTtgcaaactatatggaatgtGGAGACTCAAACCCTGAAGCCCTTGGCCTTTATTTGGCTGAGGCCTTGAACAAATATGGGATTCTGTACTGCCACATGATCGAACCGAGGATGAAATCTGTTGGGGTAAAATCTGAATGTGCAGAGAGTCTTACCCCAATGAGAAAATCATTTAAAGGCACTTTCATTGTTGCTGGTGGGTATGATAGGGAAGACGGAAACAAAGCTGTGGCCGAAAATCGTACTGATCTTGTTGCATATGGCCGCCATTTCTTGGCTAATCCAGATTTACCCAAGAGATTTGAGCTTGATGCTCCTCTGAACGAATATAAAAGGGAGACGTTTTATGCACCCGAACCTGTTTTAGGCTATACCGACTACCCTTTTCTTGAAGAAACTGACGCGTTTCAGGGGACGACGTAG